The sequence below is a genomic window from Theobroma cacao cultivar B97-61/B2 chromosome 6, Criollo_cocoa_genome_V2, whole genome shotgun sequence.
ACTTTTTTATTCAGTACCAGAAAACGAAGAAGAAGCAAATGTAGTAAATTAGATTATATGAAATGATACTTTACCTGATCTGTTACAAAGTTATATGCGCCTCTTCCTCTATCTGGGTGGGTGAGAGTTCTGAAACAAGGAACACCTTCAATTTTCTGGATAGCCTGGATCTGCATAACATGACAGTTTAGGTTCAGAACCTACATAGTTTGGATCATGACATGGATCTTGAGAAATTGAGGGTAAAGAAGTGGAAatagagaaagagaagggACGTGAAAAACTTAAAACCAAACCAATCATGATTTCCGTACGGGAAAGAGTCACTTGAtctgtaatttaattttctttgaacATTCAAAGGAATCTGAGTAATGTCTTCTTTTCCAGTTTTTTCTAATGCTGTGGCCATAATCTTTTACAGGATATTATGCTAATAAGATGTTCTTCCAAAGCATAATTAAGCGATAGATTTGttgtcttctttctttccctcatCCAATCCTTACATTCTTGCTAAAGTTTCATCTTGATAATGCACAAGGTTGAAGCTTTTCCACCGCTCAAATTGCAGTGTTATTTACTGGTAAAAGGGAGGTTCAAAACTGGTTAAACCAGTAGGTTAAAAACAAGgttggaatatatatatatatgtatatatatatatattctgtAATGAgcatttatttgattatttctAATTACTTTGCATCGTGCAACCGAAGGGGGAAGCAAAGGAAGCTATGCTTTATTTAGTTACAAACTTTACCAATTGTTTTACACAAATCCAAATATTAAGTGAGATTAGGGAGTTACACATTATTTTGGACttcttttacaaatttttttaaagccTGAGATCCGAACCGAACCGGACGGTCCGAACCAAAATTCTCTCTCACCCTCGTCTAATGTTAACAGGGCGCTACAATTTTGATGCTTAGAAGAAAGGATTCCGAGCTCCCAAAGACCTTGGTTTCAGTTAAAAGGACTCTTTGGTTACAGCAAAACTAGCTAATATTTGGGGTTTTCTCTTTCCCCaactgttttttctttttcccttccGTCCCTTTCCTCTTGTTTCcccctctcttttcttctacTTTCTTCCCCATCCAAACACCTCCTTATTTGTActattaaattgattttctcTCCCTTTCTCAATTTCGCCTATATTAAACCCTCCATATTTTTTCCTACAACTTTGCTGATTTTTCTCCACCCTTCCTCGATAACTCTTTCTGGGCTCTTAATTGTCTAAAGTCTCTACATGGTCCTAACTTTCTCTTGATCCAAACACAAACCGTTAAAGCTCAATTTCTCATGGTTCAATTCTGATAAAGCAGAGAGGCCTTTTACATGGGTGTTTCGTTTAAGATTTCGAAAACCGGTAATAGGTTCAAGCCGAAGCCTTGTCTCCAATCAGAGGTTTCAGTTGATGATGTCTCTGAGAAATCTAAAGAGAGCTCACGGCCTAGAAAGCTCCAggtaaattttataaaaaccCAACTTTCATTTAGCTTGCcgattaaaaaatattgttggaaaattacacaaaaaagaaaaaagcaaaaaaaaagagaaattttgGTAAAGGAAATTCtgggttttgttttcttagttTAATTCATCGAACAGATCCTgccattttcccttttttttttttaagaatacaaattatatatttttttattttactggAATTTTATTGGTCGATTGCTGGTAAAAGTTAGAGAGAGATTGCAATGTTgctttttttggttttatttatttataaaaattttccaCAAAGTGTTAAACTAAAAAATGAGCTTGATTTGATCGTATTGCTTTATTTTCATGTAATATTGTGttggcctttttctttttaacccTTATGCAAACTTAATAGCCTCATATTTTTGGTGTAATAGTTGCTGTAGTTGATGGGattttgtttagttttaaGTTTGTAACTTCCTTTATAACTGGTATAAGTTGTGATTTTAGTACAACTTCTATATCTAGTTTGATTCATAGCCAATAATTGAGCCATGAAGCAATAGGgataaaaaatagtttatgTGCTTCCGcctccccctttttttttctctgatCATTTGGATTGTTTGTTGATCTAGGGTGATGTCATTGAAGGTGGTGAGCGTGTTGGTGGGGTGTCTCAATCAATTGTTTCTGATGAAAGGCTTCGTGTTCCCGCTGGTTGAAGTCAAAATTagtgtttttttgtttttatttttccctcTCCATATAGTTGATAATGTTCAGATTCCGTATGTTTTggttctttcttgtttttgcAGACCATGAAATTTCCTTCACCTTGAACCTGTACCTAGATGGATATTCTATTGGAAAACCCCCAGAGGTTTGTTTAAGACAGTATTAATGATACTCTATTCATTAGAAGAAAGCTTACTGATAGGGcagatttttttgtttccatCTTATAAGTCACTTTTAAGTTTAAGCAATTCTCAAATTTTCAGAAGGAGGCTTTGCATCAGGCTACTGTTCAGGATGCTCCAAAGTTGCATCCATATGATAGGTCATCTGAAACTCTCTTCTCAGTGAGTGTTTAATCTAATCTtatttctgtttcttttttctgccTATTTCTTATtactttttatctttatttttattcctaGAATGTTGTAAAATGGGGTCTCCtatatcaaatatattttGGGTACACTTTGGAAGTTCATTGTTAGATGGTAAAGAATAAAATCTACTATCTAAATGGTTCAGTTAGCAAAGGTCATCGGTTTGGTTAGCAAAAGAATTGTCCCATATTCATTGAGCCTTGGTGGATAGTGGATTGGATAGCAAGATCTCCTTTTTGTAGGCCATTCTTTGCATCAATTATCTGTAAAAGGTGGGTTGACAAAGTAGTGTGTCCTTGGTTAATGTCTTAATGATCTGAGAAAACAATCTTCATAATACGTGACCATAATTTTATATTGCCTGGTAACCTTACTTGAACTTCCTTTATTTGGGCTTGGGAGTTGGGACTAGctcatgcatttttttttattcttcaaaagatAGGAGAATATTGACCTTTGATAAATGGTAACTATGTATGGTTGTTAATTTGCTACTCTCAATGCTTTTTGATACAATTGTGAAACAtattttgaagaaagaaaaagaaaagaagaaaaagacttTCATGGATATGAAATAGCATGGCTTTGCGTTTATGTAGAAGCATGATGTTTGAATTCATTTTAGCAATTTCTTCTTGTTTAATCAAGTATgattttgccttttttttttatgctgaGAACTTTGATTTTGCTTTTTACCATTTAGTTATAGTTTTTAGCAAAATTTAAGTcaacaaaaagcaaaaagcaaGTATTAAAAGTAACATCCAAATTGACCCTTTATGATTTGATTGGTTTGCTGGTGGATTTAACCCACTCATGTCTCCAAACTTGGTTTGAGAAACTAAATCATTTAGTTTTCAGGAAGAATTGTCTTAATTAAATGAGGCAATTACTTGATATTACCTTGAAGTTGCAGTGTAATTACTCTTTGTATGTTCttacataatatttttctcttactATAAGCTTTTCTTATACTTTTTCTCCCCAATTATGTGTGAATGTGCTTGAAGGCAATTGAATCTGGACGATTGCCAGGagatattttggatgataTACCATGCAAATATGTTGATGGGACACTCGTATGTGAGGTgagtaataaaattatcatactTTACCTCTCTGTATCATTTTATGTAATAAGTCGAGCGTATTCTACCTCATTCCATTGCATCTGTGCCAGTTCCTTTCTGTTACCAGATGTCTTGCCATGAGTGTTTATAAAAGCAAGTTTCAACTCACTTGTATCAACCCTTGAACCCTGCTCTAACTTTTTATCACTACTGTTTGTATTTACATATCACTCACAAGAACACCATCTCTacccttttcatttttctttttaaattccagCATTGCATTttgtgaaaaaataattttaacttcTTTGTTGGTCTATCAACAGAGGTAGGTAGCAGTTTGTGCTTTTAAATACTTTCCATCTATAATTATtagatcataggtactttacATCCAATGAACTCATATTTAggaattaaaattcatattttccttttgaagGTGCGAGATTATCGAAAAAGTGCACCTCAACAAGTGTCTACCATCCCATCTATGGATGGATCCCCTATCATCAATAAAGTGCGCCTTAGGATGTCTTTGGAGAATGTAGTGAAGGATATTCCATTGAGCTCAGATAATTCATGGACTTATGGTGAATTAATGGTACATTGAGGCAGCTCCTCCATCCTTTgcaaattactattttacatGTTGCTAAGCTGGCATACATTTAATTCTCTTTTGACTGCAGGAAGCAGAGTCTCGGATATTGACAGCCTTGCAACCACGGCTTTTTTTAGATCCTACTCCCAAACTGGAGAGGCTTTGTACTAACCCCTTTCCAACTACGGTAATGAGTTCAGACAGTAATCTCAAGTTCTTCTGCTTTGAGCAATCGATCTTATCTTTCTTAACCACTTAACCATGTTCAACTTGCAGCTCAACCTTGCTTCTTGTAGCTTGCGACGAAAGAGATTGAGGCATGCTCCAGAAGTTACTGTCACCTCTGCTAGTAAGATCCATGGCAAGAAGGTTTGCACAGACAGAGTGCCAGAAAGCTCCAATGGGAGGCTGGGAGAGGCAGGAATTATTTCAGGGAGTTTGATGCCACAACAAGTCCAGGAAAATCTGACTTCTCAGAATAATGTTTCCAACAATATGTTAGCATTAAGACCTAAAAGTTTTGTGCAAGATTCCTCTGTTCCAGCACTTCCGATGACATCCCAGTCACCGAGGTATCAAATGGGGGTTGTGAATGCAAGAAGCATGCAGGATCATGGGTCTAGCTCCTTTGTCAATCCATCAACCGCCTCCCCTGCTGGGCAGGACATGACAATCTCATATGCTGACAGCATAAACTCTGGTGCTTCTCTTCTTGGAAAGCGAGAGAATCCAGATGGTCCGATGTCACCCTTATCTGGCCTTAATAAAAGAAACAGGCTTAATGCTGTGGGACCAGATGGGATTCCACAACAACAAATTGGGCCGCATATGGATGGCCTCCATGGACCAGATATGACCTGGAAGAATATGTTGCTGCCCCAGCAAGCAATGGCAAGAGGAATTCAATATGCAAATGTGGGCATGCAGAAGCATCCTCAGCAGGTTTTTGAAGGGGTTGTGAATCAGGAGGCTGGTGCAATGCCATTTGGTGCAGGACAGCAAGCATTGAGATATGGTGCCAAGGAAGAGCCATTTGATCCAGACAAGTTGGATGGCTCTGAGCTCAATCGGGAAAGTGATACTAACCATTTGGACCAACAGCAGACACGACTTCAACCAAGATTACCACATGGATATGTGAGACCTGGTTTCCCTCAAACACCTTGGAACAATATTAATCAGCATGTTGAGAAAGATGCGAGAAAGGATGAACAGTTCCAAAAAAGGAAATCAGTGCAAAGTCCACGTTTATCGGGTGGGGCTTTGCCTCAATCTCCGTTATCATCAAAATCTGGGGAATTTTCAAGTGGTTCCATAGGACCTCACTTTGGGGCTGTTGCAACAATCACTGCACTTGGAGCATCTCAAAAGGAGAAGGCAGCTGTTAATTCAGTTCCTGCTGTTGGTGGTACCCCATCTTTGACTTCAAGTGCAAATGATTCTATGCAACGACAACACCAGGCTCAAGTTGCTGCTAAGCGAAGATCAAATTCCCTCCCCAAGACCCCAGCAATTAATGCAGTTGGATCTCCTGCAAGTGTTAGTAATATCAGTGTTCCACTAAATGCAAGCAGTCCTTCTGTTGGAACCCCACCTTTGGCTGATCAATCAATACTTGAAAGGTTCTCAAAGATTGAAATTGTGACTATGAGGTATGATCTGAATTGAATTACTACTGCATTGGAATTTTGTGATTGATTCTAGCCATTGAATAAATATGTTCCTGTTTCAATGCTGTATATAGTGTTAGCATCATCTTTGCTCAAACTTTATAGAATGTTAGTGCCTCTTATTTTATGATGCTTTTCCTAGATGTTTGTTTAGTTCTCCTGGGGTGACATCAGTAGATGAAAGTTGGATGGGAGGACTATTATATTATGACACCTGCTTGGTTGGTACTATTCATAGTTTTCAGGAAGTAAAGTTGTATAgatgacaataaaaatattatggtTTCAATTCCAGGTATAAACTCaacagaaaaaagaagaaggttGATGAGTACCACATCCAGAAACCCAGCACACATTCTCCTCAACAAGTATCAACCTGTCTAAACAGTGTTTCCATTAATGAGGATTTTAAAGACAGTTCAACTCCACTATCAAAGTCACTATTTGGTGGCAGCATGAATACATACAAGACAAGAATCTTAAATTTTGTGCAGGTTGACCGTGTTGTTCAAGGTTTGTTTTGTTGTTACTAGTCAGATTCTGATCCCCCCTCAAATATTTAGTGGTTTATCCCCCTTGCCTTAACCCTGCTCTACTTTAACAGGGAATGTCGTTTCTGTAGTTCCTAGGGTACGGACTAGAATGATAATGTCTGAGAAACCAACCGATGGGACTGTAGCAATGTTTTATGGAGACATAGATGATGGTGACATTCCTGGTGCAGAGGATtatatttctcattttcctATGCTTCCAAATACTGTAAGTTCGTCTTCTTGTTAGAATTTTGCAGTCCTAAAAGAAGAGCATGCCTTTTAGACTGATTGAAAACTGCCAGGTCTCAGTTTTTGGGTGGTAAAAGAAAGTCTATGCCATTACTTTATTTTAGagttttttcttaatatttttttctttctgcaCTCAACTCGTAAATTTTCACTGGTGTACTTTTGGGTTGCTTACTGGTCTTACAAACATATTATCTTTGGTGCGCGTTCAACATATTCTTAATCTCCATTGGTGCATCTTAGAGGATTTCCCGCTTGTCTAATCATCAACTAATCTTACTTCACTTCCCTGTCAATTTAGATATCTATTCCTCACCATGTTCAGTTTaattcatgttttcttttgaGCCTATATTTTTCTGTGTCAAACTCAGTTGCAGACTTCAACCATATCAAGAAGAATAGAAAGAGTTAGTCTAATatgcaattgttttattaAGAAAGTTTCTCTTTGGCTGGTATTTTACGTCATCCCATTCTGGGTTTATTAATTAGGCTAAAGGGATGAATGGCTAACAAGTAACAATATAGCAAGCATCAAATTTTGTGCGTCACTGCAGTTTGCAGTTTGAACAATTGAACCTTTGTATTTTCCGCTTTTCTTGTTTATGCAAGAATTTCTGTGTTGTTtttctgacatgttcatctgATTAATCCTGCAACAGCACTTGGCAGACTTGCTTGCGGGACAGTTCTGTTCACTGGTATGTCTGCTATTAGTCTTGATATTAGGAGTTAAAAGATTTTAGGGTACGATTATTTTCACTTCAATCTTATTCCAAATTGTGCAGATGCTGCGTGAAGGGCATCACCTTGTGGAAGATAATGTCCAGGCAAAACCAACTTGTGTGCTAATGGCCTCAAGCAGTCAACAAAATTCTGCTGCAACCTTTCCCAACAGTTCTGCAGTTGATATGCAGCATACAATGCAGCAGTATGCTGACGCTGTTCCAGGTCAGGCAACCAATGAAGTGGCAAAGCCTAATAGCAGTAATAATATATCCATAAATTCATCCCCAAGTGCGCTAGGAAACACTAGGATGCTGCCTCCTGGAAACCCTCAGGCCTTACAGATGTCTCAAGGACTCCTATCTGGGGTTTCAATGCCTGCAAGGCCACCACAACTAGATACACAACCTGCACTTCAGCCACAGCCACAGCCACAGCCACAACAAGCTCAGCAGCAACAAGCTCAGCAGCAACAAGCATcacagcagcagcagcagcagcagcatcAGCAAAGTCAACATGCCTTGCTCCAACAGCAGCATCAGCATTTCCAGAGATCACCAATGATGCTTGCATCAAATCCTCTTTCACACTCGAATGCAATTGGGCAGAATTCAAACATGCAGTTGGGTAATCAAATGGTCAATAAACATTCCCCTCTCCAGCTTCAGATGTtacagcagcagcagcagcagcagcagcagcagcaacaaCAGCATCAACAACAGCAGCAGCCACAGCAGCAGAGGAAATTGATGATGGGACTAGGAACAGCTGTAGGTATGGGAAACATTGGCAATAACATGGTCAGGCTTGGAGGCCTAGGCAATGCCATCGGAATTGGAGGTGCAAGGGGAATTGGTGGGTCTGGAATCTCAGCTCCAATGTCACCTATTTCTGGCATTGGAAATATGGGCCAGAACCCAATCAATCTTAACCCAACTTCAAATATTACGAATGCAATAAGCCAGCACCTTCGACCCGGGCCACTAACACCTGCTCATGCTCATGCGGCtctcatttcaaaattgaggATGGGCCGAGCAAACATGTTAGGCAATCCTCAATCAAGCATAGCTGGGATGTCTGGGGCCAGACAGCTGCATCCGGGGTCTGCGAGTCTTTCAATGTTGGGCCAGAATCTGAACCAGGCTAACATGAACCCTATGCAACGGACTGCTATGGGGCCCATGGGTCCTCCAAAGATGATGCCTGGGTTGAACAACCTTTACATGAACCAGCATCAGCAACAGTTTCAGTTGCAGCatcagcagcagcagcaattGCAGCATCAGCAGCAACAGCAACAACAGCAACACTTACAGCAGCTGCAGCATCAGCAATTACAGCAACAGCAGCAGCAACAGCtacagcagcagcagcaacaaGAAACAACCTCACCACTACAGGCTGTGGTTTCTCCTTCACAGGTAGGCTCACCATCAACCATGGGAATTCCACAATTGAACCAACAATCTCAGCAACAGCAAGCCCAGCAACAGCAAGCCCAGCAACAGACCAGTCCACAACAAATGAATCAAAGGACTCCCATGAGTCCACAACTGAGCTCAGGTGCTATCCATGCTGGTAACCCAGAGGCTTGTCCAGCTAGCCCCCAATTGAGCTCCCAGACCCTTGGTTCAGTTGGTAGCATCACAAATTCTCCTATGGAGCTTGGTGTGAACAAGAGCAACTCTGTTGGCAATACATAGCATGTTCTGAGtactactttttcttttaagctAATGGTTGAGCGGCCGTGGTTATAAGCCATCCTTCTACTGGAAGAATCTGTAAAGACAGTCTTTCTGGCAGATGGTCCGTCAGTGGAAAGCAGTTTGATCAAAAGGAATGAGGTACTGTTTGATAACTGTTAAAAGCTAATACGTGAGCCGCCTGGTGCCATGCTATCCACGGATGATTCACAATGGGGGCAGCGGCCCCCTCTGAAATCCTAAAAACTTCGAGTTGTGGGGTGCATGAATAACTACGAGAAGTTTTAGCACTGATTATTGGTGGTATGTAATTTCTTGTAAGAGATGGGTTTGAATCCCTTTTTctcataataataaaagtttataattttacctCCGACAAAGTTTCATGTAGTATCACACTTATGGTTCATGTTCATGATAGGCAAAGATTCAAAAAACAATTCACTttcatcaattaaaaattcattcttttggtaaaataactaaagtacATTTGGTCGGGTACCATCTAATCTAAGTATCTAACCTCTAATTTTCATTGAAATCAAAACTAATAGTGAAGATTTAAGTGTTCAATAAAAAACCTAGTATGCATTAAAACTTAAGTCATGCAAGTAATTGGTTCTTAAATTATGATTAGTTTCATATGATCTTAAAACCATGAATTTCTTTATCAAGATGAAACAATAAATTTCATAGGTATTGTAACTTGTAGCACATTTCATTAATATTCTTGTGCTCGATTTATAAAGTTGCAGTTTTCTCAATTGAAAAGTAGGACACCATTCCTCCAAACAGATGACACAAAAGAGTACTCCATTTTTTGATGACGGCCTATGATTAGTTATGCGATGACAGATTCCGCACTTTGCTTGATGCCTAATCAATGATCTGAACAAACTTAACAAGAGGATTTAACATGAATGAAAGACTTTAAAGCATAGAGTGGAGTGCCTCATGCTTTGTTCTGACATGGTTTCTGGTAATATCCTTCACAGTGGGGCATCCAGAAAGAGCCATGGTGAGCTCAAGCTCATCCTTCAGCATTTCAATAACCCTTTTCACCCCATATTCTCCTTTTGCAGCAAGCCCATAGACAGCAGGCCTTCCAATCTGCAGCTCTTACATGTCAGTGTCCACAAAGTGTTTTAAGATTGAAAAAGCTTACAGGCAAAAGCAGTTTAATAATCCTTTAAATTTCATGTGCAAGATAGGAAAATTAATCTGGTATGCGCCCAATAGGAACAATGGGATCCCAAAAGAACTTACAAGGACGGCTTGAGCACCGAGGGCTAACGCCTTGAAAACATCTGTTCCCCGCCTTATTCCTCCATCAAACAAAACAGGAACCTTTCCTTTAACAGCATGAACCACCTGCAAACTCATGGTAAAAATTAATGTCCATACTGGTTCTATATCTCCAAAAAGCATGGAAGGGGAACACCATGCCTAAGGCAAATGTTTCTTGCAAGCCATGTGCTAGCAAATACATTTCTAGATTTAGAATTACAAGAACAAATGATTTTGAGGAAAAGGATTCAGCAATGACACCCCTCCTCAAATTGCCTCATTCTGATGATTACTAGTATACTGCCTTATTAAGGTAACCTATTGGGAAAACTATTCATTCAAAAGTTTTCTTGTCTTCATTTGTAGGATAATTCATTACATATCTATTGACAAAGCAAGAACAGAGAAGTACAAAGATATTACAACTAGGAGAAGttgtaaaaacaaatataagaaaagaaaacacagATTGAGAGAAAAAACTGTTAACATGTACTTAACAATTGGCAATTTCATTTTCCTGCAAGTACTTCACAAACAACTATGATTTTCTCTGaaagattataaaaaaaagaaaaagcaaaaaacagGGCCTGCATTCATCACTTTATATACAATACCTAATCATGTTGGAAAATCTAAAAGCTTCACAAGCAAGCAGGATCAACAGTGAGAGGGTTACCTCTTCCAGAACAGAAATAGTGGCCGGAGAATAATCTAGTTGCCGACCTCCATGATTGGAGACAACAATCCCATCAACGCCTACTTCAACAGCCTTTATTGCTGCCAATTTTGACATATCAAATCTTAAGTGATGATTTTATATAAAAGAGTAAACCAGAatatccaaaaagaaaaagagggaaaagcTTTGACcttaaacaatcaaaaaccTGTTGTGTTCTATAAACTCACAATGACATTCGCAACCTATGAAATTGTATATATGAGGAAATTATCTGATTTTACTTTCCAAAGAGCGCCAATAGACCTAATCAGAATTGCATAATGGATATTTTTACTAATGTATAAATACAAGAAAGAGTaaagttctttcttttcttcttacaTACAAGGGCAGAGCATTTCTACTTGAACTTAGAATCTCTAACCATATTTTATCCTTCAAACCATCTGAGCTAAGGTGAAGTGGCAGCATAGAGGACTTATCATAAAACATTAAGTCCAGCTTAAAAAAAGGGCTCCTTTCTAGAATTCCATGGAATAAAGGTTTCAAAAACTCTATCTTTATGAATTACAAAAGGGCAATTTTCAAAAAGACTAAAGCCATGGCAATCATTAGTAACaac
It includes:
- the LOC18596264 gene encoding uncharacterized protein LOC18596264 isoform X1 → MGVSFKISKTGNRFKPKPCLQSEVSVDDVSEKSKESSRPRKLQGDVIEGGERVGGVSQSIVSDERLRVPADHEISFTLNLYLDGYSIGKPPEKEALHQATVQDAPKLHPYDRSSETLFSAIESGRLPGDILDDIPCKYVDGTLVCEVRDYRKSAPQQVSTIPSMDGSPIINKVRLRMSLENVVKDIPLSSDNSWTYGELMEAESRILTALQPRLFLDPTPKLERLCTNPFPTTLNLASCSLRRKRLRHAPEVTVTSASKIHGKKVCTDRVPESSNGRLGEAGIISGSLMPQQVQENLTSQNNVSNNMLALRPKSFVQDSSVPALPMTSQSPRYQMGVVNARSMQDHGSSSFVNPSTASPAGQDMTISYADSINSGASLLGKRENPDGPMSPLSGLNKRNRLNAVGPDGIPQQQIGPHMDGLHGPDMTWKNMLLPQQAMARGIQYANVGMQKHPQQVFEGVVNQEAGAMPFGAGQQALRYGAKEEPFDPDKLDGSELNRESDTNHLDQQQTRLQPRLPHGYVRPGFPQTPWNNINQHVEKDARKDEQFQKRKSVQSPRLSGGALPQSPLSSKSGEFSSGSIGPHFGAVATITALGASQKEKAAVNSVPAVGGTPSLTSSANDSMQRQHQAQVAAKRRSNSLPKTPAINAVGSPASVSNISVPLNASSPSVGTPPLADQSILERFSKIEIVTMRYKLNRKKKKVDEYHIQKPSTHSPQQVSTCLNSVSINEDFKDSSTPLSKSLFGGSMNTYKTRILNFVQVDRVVQGNVVSVVPRVRTRMIMSEKPTDGTVAMFYGDIDDGDIPGAEDYISHFPMLPNTHLADLLAGQFCSLMLREGHHLVEDNVQAKPTCVLMASSSQQNSAATFPNSSAVDMQHTMQQYADAVPGQATNEVAKPNSSNNISINSSPSALGNTRMLPPGNPQALQMSQGLLSGVSMPARPPQLDTQPALQPQPQPQPQQAQQQQAQQQQASQQQQQQQHQQSQHALLQQQHQHFQRSPMMLASNPLSHSNAIGQNSNMQLGNQMVNKHSPLQLQMLQQQQQQQQQQQQQHQQQQQPQQQRKLMMGLGTAVGMGNIGNNMVRLGGLGNAIGIGGARGIGGSGISAPMSPISGIGNMGQNPINLNPTSNITNAISQHLRPGPLTPAHAHAALISKLRMGRANMLGNPQSSIAGMSGARQLHPGSASLSMLGQNLNQANMNPMQRTAMGPMGPPKMMPGLNNLYMNQHQQQFQLQHQQQQQLQHQQQQQQQQHLQQLQHQQLQQQQQQQLQQQQQQETTSPLQAVVSPSQVGSPSTMGIPQLNQQSQQQQAQQQQAQQQTSPQQMNQRTPMSPQLSSGAIHAGNPEACPASPQLSSQTLGSVGSITNSPMELGVNKSNSVGNT
- the LOC18596264 gene encoding uncharacterized protein LOC18596264 isoform X2; amino-acid sequence: MGVSFKISKTGNRFKPKPCLQSEVSVDDVSEKSKESSRPRKLQGDVIEGGERVGGVSQSIVSDERLRVPADHEISFTLNLYLDGYSIGKPPEKEALHQATVQDAPKLHPYDRSSETLFSAIESGRLPGDILDDIPCKYVDGTLVCEVRDYRKSAPQQVSTIPSMDGSPIINKVRLRMSLENVVKDIPLSSDNSWTYGELMEAESRILTALQPRLFLDPTPKLERLCTNPFPTTLNLASCSLRRKRLRHAPEVTVTSASKIHGKKVCTDRVPESSNGRLGEAGIISGSLMPQQVQENLTSQNNVSNNMLALRPKSFVQDSSVPALPMTSQSPRYQMGVVNARSMQDHGSSSFVNPSTASPAGQDMTISYADSINSGASLLGKRENPDGPMSPLSGLNKRNRLNAVGPDGIPQQQIGPHMDGLHGPDMTWKNMLLPQQAMARGIQYANVGMQKHPQQVFEGVVNQEAGAMPFGAGQQALRYGAKEEPFDPDKLDGSELNRESDTNHLDQQQTRLQPRLPHGYVRPGFPQTPWNNINQHVEKDARKDEQFQKRKSVQSPRLSGGALPQSPLSSKSGEFSSGSIGPHFGAVATITALGASQKEKAAVNSVPAVGGTPSLTSSANDSMQRQHQAQVAAKRRSNSLPKTPAINAVGSPASVSNISVPLNASSPSVGTPPLADQSILERFSKIEIVTMRYKLNRKKKKVDEYHIQKPSTHSPQQVSTCLNSVSINEDFKDSSTPLSKSLFGGSMNTYKTRILNFVQVDRVVQVPRVRTRMIMSEKPTDGTVAMFYGDIDDGDIPGAEDYISHFPMLPNTHLADLLAGQFCSLMLREGHHLVEDNVQAKPTCVLMASSSQQNSAATFPNSSAVDMQHTMQQYADAVPGQATNEVAKPNSSNNISINSSPSALGNTRMLPPGNPQALQMSQGLLSGVSMPARPPQLDTQPALQPQPQPQPQQAQQQQAQQQQASQQQQQQQHQQSQHALLQQQHQHFQRSPMMLASNPLSHSNAIGQNSNMQLGNQMVNKHSPLQLQMLQQQQQQQQQQQQQHQQQQQPQQQRKLMMGLGTAVGMGNIGNNMVRLGGLGNAIGIGGARGIGGSGISAPMSPISGIGNMGQNPINLNPTSNITNAISQHLRPGPLTPAHAHAALISKLRMGRANMLGNPQSSIAGMSGARQLHPGSASLSMLGQNLNQANMNPMQRTAMGPMGPPKMMPGLNNLYMNQHQQQFQLQHQQQQQLQHQQQQQQQQHLQQLQHQQLQQQQQQQLQQQQQQETTSPLQAVVSPSQVGSPSTMGIPQLNQQSQQQQAQQQQAQQQTSPQQMNQRTPMSPQLSSGAIHAGNPEACPASPQLSSQTLGSVGSITNSPMELGVNKSNSVGNT